Proteins from a genomic interval of Phycisphaerae bacterium:
- a CDS encoding PIG-L family deacetylase: protein MSDAVDILFTAPHPDDLEIGCGGTIALLVKQGYRVAMVHLTNGEPTPLGDPETRVKEMRAAADILGAQVVEIVGLTNRVLMDGPEARYALASVVRKHRPRVLVGIAGRTVAASPDHYQAQLITEATRFYSQLTKWDDRFGGTPPHRVDHLVYRAIPRSAEIPHFHAQFVVDISSTIEQKIAAVECYRSQFPSKRFANLKHYMLSTAGYEGAGGGYDYGELYCMPRPLGVTDMMSLFGKWPLPSPIDPPKV from the coding sequence GTGTCGGATGCCGTAGACATTCTCTTTACCGCTCCCCACCCGGACGACCTGGAGATCGGCTGCGGTGGGACGATCGCCCTGCTCGTCAAGCAGGGCTATCGCGTCGCGATGGTCCACCTGACCAACGGCGAGCCGACACCGCTGGGGGACCCCGAGACGCGGGTGAAGGAGATGCGGGCCGCGGCGGATATTCTCGGCGCGCAGGTCGTCGAGATCGTCGGACTCACCAATCGCGTGCTCATGGACGGTCCCGAGGCGCGGTACGCGCTGGCCAGCGTCGTACGGAAGCACCGACCGCGGGTGCTGGTCGGGATCGCCGGACGCACGGTCGCGGCATCGCCGGACCATTACCAGGCGCAGCTCATCACCGAGGCGACGCGGTTCTATTCTCAGCTTACGAAATGGGACGATCGGTTCGGCGGAACGCCGCCGCACCGGGTCGATCACCTCGTTTACCGGGCCATTCCGCGATCGGCGGAGATTCCGCACTTCCATGCACAGTTTGTCGTGGACATCAGCAGCACGATCGAGCAGAAGATTGCCGCGGTGGAGTGCTACCGGTCGCAGTTCCCATCGAAGCGGTTCGCCAACCTGAAGCACTACATGCTTTCCACGGCCGGCTATGAGGGTGCGGGCGGGGGTTACGATTACGGCGAGTTGTATTGCATGCCGCGACCGCTGGGGGTGACGGACATGATGTCGCTGTTTGGGAAGTGGCCGTTGCCATCGCCGATTGACCCGCCGAAGGTTTAG